A region of the Scatophagus argus isolate fScaArg1 chromosome 6, fScaArg1.pri, whole genome shotgun sequence genome:
ATTCACCAACTTTGacgtatttttttttatttatcccaTGGAGGGTATGTCACTGTAATGGCGAGGTGGTAATTTAAGAAGGGAAACTATGAGTAGCACAACTCCTTTGGATACAACCCCTGGGCTGATAACGATCGATTCCTGGCCTGAGTATGATTTCCTTGATTATGCTGCCATCTAGCATCGGTCTCGTGTATTGCGTCACGCCCATGATGTGACGTAACGATTTCCGAGAATTCAGCCAATCAGCTATCACTAGCCGAGTCGGTTTGAAATTGAAGCGGGCGAAGGcggaagagaagaggagacaataataaacaaaagcagctctGCTAGCCTGGATACTCCTTATATTTCGTTTGAATGGATTTACATTCACTTTTATCTAACGTAACGAGCTGTGTTGATGTCCGTCTTACAAATGTTTCACGCCGTGTGTTTCTATACGTAGAGTAACCGGGGGGGAAACTGCCGTTAGCTAGTGAAGCAGTGACTGTTAAGCCCATTTGGACGTTTACGTTTTTGAGAACCGTTTGCCATGTCGTTATTCAGTGTACAAGCTAGAAAACATACAGCTTATTACGATCATCTAATGTCAACGTCGACATCCAGGACACCAGGCAGAGAGCGCCCGGCAGAGCGGAAGGCGACAGATTCAACGCAGGGGAAAACTGAAGTAACGATAACATCCGGAGACTCCGCTTGTGAAGACAGCAGGTCATCTGACAAAGGCCGTCAGGTGAACAGGACTTATGTCATCTCTGCGCAGTCAAAAAGCGGCAGCGGGCAGCCGACTCCTTACCGTGGCCGACTCACTCTGCAGAGGAGGTCAAGGGCGAAGAGCGGAGCTGAAACAGCGGAGAAAACGATGATTGAAAGCAGCCACAATACCACACCAGCACCGGAGAAGAGGCTGACCCTGCAGCGCAGGACCAGGACTCCCTCGATGGATAAAAGCGCATGTGGGCAGCGTGGGGTCAGCGGTACCTGCCAACAGCAAACGCCCAAAGTTCTCAGAGAACCAAACGGCAGGGCGCCTGGTTTATTCAGGTCTATAAGTTTAAGAGAAACTGCTGCTCAGGTGGACACCCAGGGGGGAGCGGCACACAGCAAGACGACTTCCTCCGCAAGTAGGCAGTTAGAGGACCAGGCCCACACCTTTAAAACCCCTACCAAAAGGACCCCATTTGAGAAAATCGCGGCCAAGAGAGACGTGTTCGAGAGACTGGCAGGGACAGAGGCTCCTAAACCCGTACCAGTCAAATCTGCGAATCTAGAGAGGTCCAAATCCCGAGCACAGCAAGCTGAAGTGACGAAACCTGTCCCGACTCCTCGGGTCAGCAAGGCGTCCGCAGGTGTGCACAAACCACACGCCGCGCTGCAGATGAGAAAAACCTCCACATCAAGCCAAAAGGAAGACGTGACCCAGGCCAGGACCTCCACTCTTGCTCCaactccagctccagctccagctccagctccaacACCGACCGAGCAGCCCCTGTCCCGACCCAGTGAAGCCCTGAAGCAGCAGGCTTCTTTGAAGATGGAAAATAGTGCAGTGACTGTTGCAGTACGTTTGCGCCCTTTCAGCGCCAGGTGTGTAATGCAGTATTTGCCACAATGGATAGTTAAGTTAAATTGTGCAGCAGTAAATACCCTCACCTTTAATTATATGGGCCTAATTAAACCACATTTCAATGTATGCTAGTAATGAAAGATAAAGGTGTAGTTTAATCAGATCAGTGTCTGAAATAATGTTTCTAAATCTCCTATGTTAAagggagaagacagagaaggcATCACAGGTCATCTTCATGAACGGCCAGGAGACCATTGTCCAGCATCCAGACTCCAAACAGAGCTACTCCTTCACCTATGACTTCTCCTTCTGCTCGGTGGATGAGTGCGACCTCACTTTCGCCAGCCAGCAGACGGTGTACGAGACCCTGGCCAGACCTCTGCTGCTCAGGGCCTTTGAAGGATTCAACACCTGTCTGTTTGCGTACGGCCAAACGGGTTCTGGGAAGTCGTACACGTGAGTATTTTTTAGTTAACTGCAGTACATGCTCTGCTGAGACTCTTCCCATTGTGTATACCGGGATGACTGTGCATCAGAAATCCTGATTAGTCAGCTGTCAGACTGATTTGTTTGAAATTGTTGTTTAGGATGATGGGTTTTGGAGAAGAGGAAGGTGTAATCCCGCGGTTCTGCAATGAGCTTTTTTCTAGATTGGCCTTCATGGAAAATGAAGAGGTAAAATCTTTCCTTATGAGGATCTGTCCCTGATTAACTTACTTTATTTCTTGTTCTTAAATTTCTTtgttagaaaatgttttaagacTGTAGACGCTTAAAACTTGAGTGTGTACATGAGACAGATTTCCCCCCCCTTTTAAATCAAGCGATCACTTCgggttgttttatttcaggttAAATGTCACGTAGAGATGAGCTACTTTGAAGTGTACAATGAGAAAATCCACGACCTGCTGGTGACCAGAGACGAGCCAAACCAGAGGAGGATGCCTGTAAGTAGTCAGTTTGCAACTTACTGAAACTgctcttaatttttttttttattgtggctTGTGAACTTATGATGTTTCACTTGTGGCTCATAACCCAAcctattttatgattttattgaAGAAATGTTGCTTGCTTTTCGTGGCAAACCAGGGAAAGGGAAAGTTCTTGGCGTTTCCTGTTATTGTTTCTGTACAGAGCATGGAGCATCTCCTGATCATGCCTTGCTCTTGCTCTTAATGCCatggtggtttttttttatctgcattgGTAGGGCTGAATAACCTGAAAATACAGGGTCAAGGTGAAACCCTTTTGCTTTGTCCTTCCAGCTCAGGGTGAGAGAGCATCCAGTCCATGGTCCCTACGTTGCTGAACTCTCTGCGTAAGaaacctttttatttcctttgctgTGGTGCTTTTCGATAAAGACCGAGGGAGCATTCTTTTCAGTAATGTTCACTTTGTTATTTCTTTACAGGAATATTGTCAGCTCCTACAGTGACATTAAGGTACGTTGAGAATGCTGTCAAGATATGTTCGAGCTGTAGCCGATGCTCTTAAGAGCAAGAATGAGTGAGCCAGTCAAGGTACAATGTTGTGCAGTGTAAGAGGCCACAATGAAATACAGACGCCGCTGTCTGACTGAATGTTAATATCTTGAGTGTGCATTGCAGGCACACCATAGAAATAAGTGCTGAGCATTTAAAATATGTCTACTGATAACCACAAAAGAGCGATTTCACACTTGGAGACTCAGTTGTGATTCGCAGTGTTCTTCCTTAGGGCTGGCTGAATCTGGGCAACAAGCAGAGAGCCACAGCAGCCACAGGGATGAATGACAAGAGCTCCAGATCTCACTCAGTCTTCACCCTGGTTATGACTCAGACTCAGGTATGGCCTCTCAGCGTTACTGTATGCCACGCATCAGTGTCCACTAACCCGACTCATGTCAATGTTCCACAACTAATCAGCTTTTCTGTGGGTGCTTGTATGCAGACCGAGTTCGTGGAGGGCGAGGAACACGAGCACAGCATCACCAGCAGGATCAACTTGGTGGACCTGGCGGGCAGCGAACGGTGTAAATCTGCTCAGACAAGCGGAGACCGACTTAGGGTGTGTACACAAACGCATACATGCACACCATGTTATTCTTACTAATCACTGTGCATATGTGAATTAGTTTTTCTCAATTCATAtataaatttttaaattaaatctcactgtgtttttttccttattcTCAGAGAGTATAATCAGTTACCAAATACTCAAATAACCGAATACCGAGGCATTTGCTCATAAGTTAGTCATCATTATGAGACTTCACTTTATGAAGTCatacaatttacaatttatgatggccatttttcactgtgacattttgaaaccCGAACAATAGCTTGAGAAAAGGGCTGCGTGAATCAATAgcaatcaattaatcattaattGTATTGTCAATTGATTCCTATATTTCAAAGGGATGTGAATTTTTCATGAAACCGCCTGCCCTTATTTAACATAATAAATGCCAGTTTTACTGTGTCATTATAGGAGGGTGCAAGCATCAACAAATCCCTGCTTACCCTTGGAAAGGTCATCTCTGCCCTGTCAGAACAGGCACTGACCAGGAAGAAGGTCTTCATACCATACAGGGAGTCTGTGCTGACATGGTGAGAGATCAAAGTGCTTGTACACGGTCTTTATAGAACAcaatgtcttttctttctttgaatgagtaacataaacataactggtcagtttcagtttcatgtaGTACTCCAGAGTAGTGGACAACAAATTTCATGCTTATACATACAGATATTGACAGGACAAGAATAACAAATTAGAATCCACTAACAGAAATTCATAGATTATAAATGAGGTGCATGTAGAATTTGTATAACTAAAAAGAtgattttgccattttttttaaatgtattttttgtttttacattttctcaaatcCGCAGTAGTGGAGCAGATCTTATTCTCCGTGATGATCCCGAATCAcagtctctttgtctctcttttttttttttcttctacagGCTGTTGAAGGAGAGCCTCGGTGGTAACTCAAAGACGGCCATGATTGCCACGCTGAGCCCAGCGGGCAGCAACGTGGAGGAAAGCCTGAGCACTCTGCGCTACGCCCAGCAGGCCCGCACGATCATCAATGTGGCTAAAGTCAATGAGGATACCAACGCCAAACTCATCAGAGGTCTGACAcccaaaatatcacaaatctCTGTTggatttttattctgttataACTGCAATaagcttttcaaacatttaGTATGTTTGACAGCGCGTCAGCACGTGCATAAACCCTGTGTGACATTAACTGAGGGGTGGATGGAGCAGGACTAACAGAACACTACGTTGCCTTgagaaaacaagacagcagGGTGTACATGGTGAACCTGAACCTCTCCCATTCTGCATGAGAACAACTAAAGATGCCTTTTCTTTACTGAGCAGCGTTGTTGCCATAGTCCTGGCTTTACAggtgtgaaaaatgtgcagCCCGGGGTGTAAATTCAAGTTTTCAGGCAACAGAGTATATTTCTTAACAATCGCTCGATCCTCAGCAGCTTAAATAAGTGCATGCACATAAGCTCATCTGAACTGTTATTCACTCTGTCTTGGTTGTCTTCCTGTCCATCAGCCCTTCATCTGCTTCTCTTTGCTCCTGTTCGTAtgcttctttctcttcataTGTGAATGTCtatctttgtatgtgtgtcttgcTCTTGATCTCcttcgctctccctctctcccgtATAccctcctgtctgtccatctatcCATCACCAGCTCATTCACAACCCAGTTCAATTAGGGCCTGACTCTAACCTTGCCTCCAGGCCATATTTATGCACTGTCAGTTGCACATGGCAGCTAACTGTCATGCAAGTATTATTTTTCATGAGAtgattgtgctgctgtttgacagTTTTAGCAGTGAGGGGAGCTCTTGCTGTGGATTTCTCTCACAtcacctgtcagtgtgtgatgcTCGAAATTAATATGACTCAAACATTATAAATCAGGTCAATGCTGCTCGGTAAATTGTCTTCAATAAATTACATTCAATAGCTCCGCTGacaaaatctgaatatttctctAGCCATCTGAATCATGTCttagaacacacacattcaggacCTAATGTAACtttcatttatgtgtgtatttgctcTAAATACCTTCATATATTTTAGCTTTACACAGCATTCTGGACAAACTTTGTGTGTTGTCAGAGTTGAAGGCTGAGGTTGAGAAGCTGCGAGCAGCCCAGATGAGCTCCCAGGGCATCGAGCCAGAGAGGGTCAGGCTGTTCCAGCAGGAGATCTCCGCCCTCCGGAGCAAACTCTgtcagcaagagagagaaatggccGAGGCCAACCGGTCAGTATTACTGCCataattgcattttcttttttattattttgtttatctgaTGGAAAAGACCTACATATTATCCGTCTCCTGTTTGAGTGGTTCAGAGTGAAAGTTTCAGCAGTTTAGAGAATCCTTGTGGCAAAGTCAtccttttagattttttttacatccacTCATGTCACAGAAATAATCTTAACTCTGCTCTCTTTTGACATGTACAtaatattttgttaatatttttctaATCTTCAgttttttactttattctgtataggtggaaaaaaaaagaatctttcAAATACTTTTcttcaaaaagcaaaatataacTCATGATGAACCAGAACTTTTTAACAAGTCAAGGTTGACATTTTCCATCTGATGAGCTTTTGAGTTTAGTCAGAAGGTTTGTAAGTAATTGATTAAGGTAGACATCttacacaaacatgacataGTTGGATTTTAggtgatttcattttttgttatattttatgttattttctggCAGGGCATGGAGAGAAAAACTAGAGCAAGCTGAAATCCGCAAACGTGAAGAGACCAGAGAGTTGCAGGTATTTTACACTGTCCGACAGCACAATGATCTCTTCACCACGCTGGCCCTTAAAGGTCAAATAACAAACCCTGGAACAAGCTGTCGTAAATATTCTTGTGTCCCTACATGTAAATCAGTATGTGAAAGTGTTTGGaattgttctgtgttttcagaaagCAGGTGTGACTTTCAAAGTGGACAATCGTCTTCCTAACCTGGTGAACCTGAATGAGGACCCCCAGCTGTCTGAGATGCTTCTCTACATGATCAAAGAGGGTCGAACCACGGTGGGCAAGCTCAAATCCGAGTCCAGCCATGACATCCAGCTGACGGGGGCCCTCATCGCTGACCAGCACTGGTAAGAAACGCATCACTATTAGAAAATACCAttggcaaaaaagaaaaacaaatgattttataTAAGTAGCAGCAAAATAGCATGTGgtctgttgttgttatttgagaaacaaaatgtctctttgcttttcttgtctATCCAGACATTTTCACACCCAGCAATCTTTTAGTTACAGCAGGCAttcaacatgaaaaatgtacacatatgtGATGTTTCGATTTGTTGTAGTGTTATAACCAGCATGCAGGGTACGGTCAGCATCATTCCCATGGAAAACGCCAAAACCTTCGTTAATGGAAACCTCATATCCGAATCCACTGTCCTACACCATGTAAGTAGATCAGAAATTCCTCCTAAACCATCTGACGTCTAGCATTATGTTAGTAAGATTTGCGCAACGGTTTTCTTTGCGCTAATCTGTTATTTGCTCGAAATTAAACTTGGCCAACTCGTTGAATGAATTAactcctctcatctctgtggttgtggtttCCAGGGTGACAGGGTGATTCTCGGAGGAGATCACTACTTCCGCTTTAACCATCCGGCAGAGGTGCAGTGTGGGAAGCGGGTGTCATGCTGGACAGGTGAAGGCGATGGCCAGAAAGACTTTGAATTTGCCAAGAATGAGCTACTCGCAGCACAGAGAGCCCAGTgagtgcagtttttttgttcCTTCAAGAATTACATCCATCCTCTAGTATTTGCGCAGACTAATGATTAAAGTAAGAAGTCCCTTAAGCCACCTTTGCTTTTCCCAGGTTGGAGGCAGAAATTGAAGAAGCCCATTTGAAGGCAAAAGAGGAGATGATGCAGGGAATCCAAATGGCAAAAGAAGTGGCCCAGAAGGAGCTTTCTAACCAGAGGGAACTTTATGAGGACAGGATCCAAGCCCTGGAGCGTGAACTGGTAAATTTGAAGCTTTCTCTCTATGCTTTGGTTACCTGCCATTTCGTTTtctttaattaacattttaggGGATTAAGACTAAATTGAAggattaagtgttttttttgttgttgttttttaaacaaaactatAGTCACAACAAGTATATTTTCTTCCTGCACTGTTGCGTTACGTCATGTATAATCTTTACACCCTGTCAGTTTGTGTAGCTGATATTAAGTAATGCCAAAATATAACTGATTGCTTCAGAATGTGGAGATAGAGCGGAAGCGCCAACAGGAGTTGGACCAGCAGAGGGTGGCCACCCAGATGGCAGAGCTGAAACTGGCCAAGCgggagctggagcaggaggtggACACCCACAAGACACGTCTCCGCTTGCACATGGAGTCCCAGGTTAGAACCCAGAACAACACCTGGGAATGTTAAGTTTCCTTCTCACTTGTTGAATGCTCCTTCATTTGTTCATTCCGATGCTTCCTGGTGATCTAAAATGAGCTTTAGTAGCTTTAACCGATGGGTCATTTGGGTTTTGAGTCATGCTGGAGTTTGGCTTTAAGAATAATGTTTTGgcctgatgttttgtttttcttttttaatattatgtCACTTTACTGTGATGAACTCGCAGGCGATGGAGGAGCACCGCGTGCGTCAGGCGAGGATTGTTGAGGCCCTGgaggcagagaagagaaagatcGGCAAAGAGCTCGaggagatgcagaaaaaaaaagccttgagGGAAAACCAAACCTCCCGGAACGGTGAGAGCTTTCAAGTCTCCACAGAGCATATAGCAGAACCACAATGACCAGTTCCACATAAGTGGAGTTCCAGATGGGTGGGGTTCAACCTTTAAGTCAAACAAACCGGGGGAGAGAGAATTTGCCAGGACATGATATAAACACAGGACCTAACATCAGCTTAATAGGAACAGAGACGGAGGCGGAGAGACTGTAGCGCAACAGATGTCATTTAGTATGAGGTAATTTACAGCTCTCATATGGATGGTGGTTATTCTGTAGTGCTTTCTATACAATAGAAAAAGCTCAAATCTAACTTATTTGCACAGTTACACAGTTGACTAGAACTAATCTCAACAAAGTCAAACAGCACAATGtatctttgtattttcttttttttttttttgttttcacatctgcACTCCCCTTTACAGACATGTCTTTATAATACCTTACACGTGCCACTCACTTAGGCCAAAGCAAGCGGAACAGTCAAGAATTTCTTATTACTTAGAAGTcacatttctaaatgtttctgtggCAGTCTGTGTATAatgctgtttcctcttttcc
Encoded here:
- the kif14 gene encoding kinesin-like protein KIF14 → MSLFSVQARKHTAYYDHLMSTSTSRTPGRERPAERKATDSTQGKTEVTITSGDSACEDSRSSDKGRQVNRTYVISAQSKSGSGQPTPYRGRLTLQRRSRAKSGAETAEKTMIESSHNTTPAPEKRLTLQRRTRTPSMDKSACGQRGVSGTCQQQTPKVLREPNGRAPGLFRSISLRETAAQVDTQGGAAHSKTTSSASRQLEDQAHTFKTPTKRTPFEKIAAKRDVFERLAGTEAPKPVPVKSANLERSKSRAQQAEVTKPVPTPRVSKASAGVHKPHAALQMRKTSTSSQKEDVTQARTSTLAPTPAPAPAPAPTPTEQPLSRPSEALKQQASLKMENSAVTVAVRLRPFSAREKTEKASQVIFMNGQETIVQHPDSKQSYSFTYDFSFCSVDECDLTFASQQTVYETLARPLLLRAFEGFNTCLFAYGQTGSGKSYTMMGFGEEEGVIPRFCNELFSRLAFMENEEVKCHVEMSYFEVYNEKIHDLLVTRDEPNQRRMPLRVREHPVHGPYVAELSANIVSSYSDIKGWLNLGNKQRATAATGMNDKSSRSHSVFTLVMTQTQTEFVEGEEHEHSITSRINLVDLAGSERCKSAQTSGDRLREGASINKSLLTLGKVISALSEQALTRKKVFIPYRESVLTWLLKESLGGNSKTAMIATLSPAGSNVEESLSTLRYAQQARTIINVAKVNEDTNAKLIRELKAEVEKLRAAQMSSQGIEPERVRLFQQEISALRSKLCQQEREMAEANRAWREKLEQAEIRKREETRELQKAGVTFKVDNRLPNLVNLNEDPQLSEMLLYMIKEGRTTVGKLKSESSHDIQLTGALIADQHCVITSMQGTVSIIPMENAKTFVNGNLISESTVLHHGDRVILGGDHYFRFNHPAEVQCGKRVSCWTGEGDGQKDFEFAKNELLAAQRAQLEAEIEEAHLKAKEEMMQGIQMAKEVAQKELSNQRELYEDRIQALERELNVEIERKRQQELDQQRVATQMAELKLAKRELEQEVDTHKTRLRLHMESQAMEEHRVRQARIVEALEAEKRKIGKELEEMQKKKALRENQTSRNVSPQWDAMKLSLMIEEANKISAKLRKNTVFSRHESSDAENLEQGGLLQVRVQNTKLGISTFWSLDKFQNNIAAMRELEQGDSTSKDDDVFYDPDDEWEQDISASSTSTSSFSRRRSRSLLRSRRISGRLYEIRVHPIQSLHNSSSQSAGLMGVVNPPSIRSTSSDSAMPGICKELIGQSVARLRGFSGTEESMADRLASDLFLLYVAIQTVSDLYDSLDDDSQENVFVCNLVAQTQLIKATAAIESAVFVTRQWLASVKPSSGLLYTIAEELKCQVKKMGGFFQLLIQGCESEITSMVTEARRKSSQCLDAALLALGHLAVMTGMPLNAMERGAQATGKKSIVTCLLKGINKGVRSLLEESLTITREMLREAQLSYPRNPALQSLKSKTLDLARALQSYMHCLFTASETDPEEGEVGEEEAASASHFQALRTTATKLFQLNQATRQLHSSLSTTLRGKDRDSDLSSCRELISSSAKAVDELVTGLSNEAPLMLASQLPCVQSAIAARDELHSALQCLSSSWNQVGAGESRSSAASETSIEDEILTKESAATRSAVRNRVVSKIVYSVPPDVLSKGSTHWV